A genomic stretch from Vanrija pseudolonga chromosome 6, complete sequence includes:
- the Dolpp1 gene encoding Dolichyldiphosphatase 1, producing MSAYGPDKHFSLTHIVYDGASPLGVPLALLSLSPIFLFVAYFALVVFGRRLSLLILAAGSVVNEALSLLLKRALKAPRPYPDMVHVGDGYGMPSSHSQAGAFVVAWAVGYALSLRSRYTRAAASPRVALVRKVRTGIYLFGVVAWSAAVAYSRYELRYHSIPQVLAGYAVGLVFGAAWYLVTEHIPRTQPKSVFGRVRGLIEWLWVGVGGIGGWQLGGAEGGWGEGWVFGAGPAQANGSVSKKAE from the exons aTGTCCGCATACGGCCCAGACAAGCACTTCAGCCTCACGCACATAGTGTacgacggcgcgtcgcccttgggcgtcccgctcgcgctgctgtcCCTCTCGCCAATCTTCCTCTTCGTAGCGTACTTCGCGCTCGTGGTGTTCGGGCGGCGCCTGTCGCTGCTTATCCTGGCAGCCGGGAGCGTGGTCAACGAGGCGCTGAGCTTGCTCCTCAagcgcgcgctcaaggcccCCCGGCCCTATCCGGACATGGTGCACGTAGGCGACGGCTACGGCATGCCCTCTAGCCACTCGCAGGCGGGCGcgttcgtcgtcgcctgggcGGTGGGGTACGCACTCAGCTTGCGGTCGAGGTAtacccgcgccgctgccagcccACGGGTCGCGCTGGTCAGGAAGGTGCGCACGGGGATTTATCtgttcggcgtcgtcgcctggtCCGCTGCCGTCGCGTACTCGAG GTACGAGCTGCGATACCACTCCATCCCGCAGGTGCTCGCTGGATACGCCGTCGGGCTTGTGTTCGGCGCCGCATGGTACCTCGTCACGGAGCACATCCCGCGCACGCAGCCCAAGTCGGTGTTTGGCCGCGTCCGCGGGCTCATCGAGTGGCTGTgggtcggcgttggcggcatcggcggctggcagctcggcggggctGAGGGTGGCTGGGGCGAGGGCTGGGTGTTTGGTGCTGGCCCCGCGCAGGCCAACGGCAGCGTgagcaagaaggccgagtaG